The sequence TGTCCGTTCACAACAAAGACGCTCGAGATCCTTCCTCCATCGAGTGGCAGTGGTACCGTTGTCCAGTTCACTCCATCTTCTGAGACCATCAGTCCATCGCCCCAGGCAACAAAGCGTCCGTCGAGAGAGTCCACCGAACTCACACTTGGCGTGCAGCCGTCAATCGGAGTTGCAATCCAATCACTGGCAGAAACCAGTGAACTGAGAAGAAAAAAGAAGCTCAAGGTGAAGGTTTTCATCAGGCAAACAGATGCAGTGCGAAGTTACTGGAGAACTCCACTGTATTCACCAGCGAATGGAAAAAGAAGATCAAAATCCTGATCCAGCAGCCGTTTCACATCGTTAGGCTCATAGGCAGATTTTTGAGGAATCTGTTGCATCAATTGAATAGTCTTCTCTGCATGAGAATCCAGCCAAGTTGCCTCAATAGGAATCAAGGAACTGATGATTTCCTCGAAGGTTTGACGGTATCGAATCATGTTCCAATAATCAGGTACTCCTTCACGATATTTCTCTGCGCAGTCGCATGCGTTCCAAAATGGTAGCGATGCCGCAGTTTCAAACCTTTGATTTTTGAAACTCTTACGGTAAACTCAGCACAAAACTGATTCATTTCACCACTCCCTACAACTCCATTCCAACCAGCACTCGACATTCTGGAGAATTCTGAACAGATTTTCTCACATGGCAGACGCATTCATGCAGGCGGCAATCGAAGAGGCGCAGGCCGGACTTGCCGAAGGAGGCATCCCCATCGGTTCCGTTCTCGTTCATCACGGAAAAATCCTCGGTCGGGGTCACAACCGCCGGGTTCAGAAGGGAAGCGCTGTTCTGCATGGAGAAATGGACGCCTTGGAAAATGCGGGTCGATTGTCCGCCTCCTTGCTGCGTGAGTGTGAACTCTACACCACACTCTCCCCCTGTGCGATGTGCAGCGGTGCCATCCTGCTCTACCAGATTCCCAAAGTCATTGTAGGTGAAAACCAGAATTTTATGGGTGAGGAAGAACTGCTGCGCTCAAGAGGCGTCACGGTTGATGTACTGCAGAACCCTGCTTGCATTCAGATGATGCGGGATTTTATCGATCAGCACCCATCGCTGTGGAACGAAGATATTGGCTGTACCTGATGTTTGCTTCCCCCAAAAACACGAACCCTCGATTCCACAAATGAACATCTTGCTGAAACCCCTATTATTCGTGAACCTGTGCCTGCTCACAGGGTTCCTGCACGCTCACACTTCCAGCACATCTGCCGAGGTTGAAGTGCTCCAGAAAGCATCCCTGAGCTGGGATGGCAGTCCGTTGCCAGCCTATCCGAAAGGCACTCCCGAGGTCACGATCCTGCGCATCACTATTCCACCGCACAGTGCACTTCCGATGCACCACCATCCGGTTATCAACGCTGGTTTGCTACTGGAGGGTGCTTTGACGGTGCACACCCCTGACGGGCGAACCCTGCAACTAAAGGCAGGCGATACGCTCATTGAACTGGTCAACCAGCCACACTATGGCCACAACCCCGGTGATGAACCCGCCGTCATCGTTGTCTTCTATGCCGGTGTGCAGGGAACACCCATCACGGTGCTGGAGAACATCCCGTCAACAGAGAAGCAAGCTCCCAGCAAATCATAAAGCCGGATCGGGAACAGGTCCACAGAGACCTGTGAAACCCGACCCAAGCGATTGGCATCCACTATGACAACAGATGCTGCAAGTATTCGGTGATCTCGTAGTTGCGATGAATCACCGTCGCCTTTCCGTCGCGGATCATGCGAACCTCGGGGATGCGAATTTCCGGCGTCTTGAACGGAGCATACAGGACATCATCGTGCGAGGCATATTCATGTTTGGTGAAGAGATCGGGAGTCAGCTTTCCCCCGAGATGATCATCCCGCCCGGTGGCCACGTGAATCGTGCCACGAATCTTTTCGTCCTGAATATCCCGACCTGAAAACGGCAGCAACTGCGTCCCAAACCCCAGCTCCCCCAAGGCACCTGTCATGGGGTCCTCCTTGAGCTTGGCATTGTGTTGCTCAATCAAGCTGTAGTCGCCGTAGAGCAATGTGGATTGATACACCTTTCCGTCCTTTACATCCAGCATGCCAAGGGTTTCATCCTCATACTTGAACGGAAAACGCCCTTCGGCTCCTTCCGGCACAAAGTACACTTCTCCAGCTGGCAAATTCGCTACGTCCGGTGTGCCCCTCGGACAAAGACCATGGCTCTTCTGAGCCTCCTGTCCGTTGGTATGCAGCACGAGCGTAGTCGTCTGACCCTCCACCGAAAAATCGATCTCAAAGCGGTCTGCACGCGTCAACCCAAGGCGCATTTTCTCTGCCTCTTCACTGACGTGATTGTAGTCCACACTCAAACCTGAATCGACGATGATCTGATTCAGTCCATGAAGTGTCGCCCCGCGAAATCCAAACTCCTTGCACTTTGCCGTCAACGGAGCGGTGGCCGACCAGGTGCTGACCACCAGGATGATGCCATAGTTTGGGTAAATGTCCCTGTCGAGCGACAGTTGATTGCCCTTCACGTCCCAGCACTCATCCTCCATGTCGAGATTACTTCCCCCGGTTTCCCGATAGGCATACAAGTCGCCTCCACGATAGTTGAGGCGCTCGAGTCCACCCTTGCGAAAGCCTTCGAAAAAGACCGAATGACCATAGTTCTGGATCGATA comes from Puniceicoccaceae bacterium and encodes:
- a CDS encoding nucleoside deaminase, whose translation is MADAFMQAAIEEAQAGLAEGGIPIGSVLVHHGKILGRGHNRRVQKGSAVLHGEMDALENAGRLSASLLRECELYTTLSPCAMCSGAILLYQIPKVIVGENQNFMGEEELLRSRGVTVDVLQNPACIQMMRDFIDQHPSLWNEDIGCT
- a CDS encoding cupin domain-containing protein — translated: MNILLKPLLFVNLCLLTGFLHAHTSSTSAEVEVLQKASLSWDGSPLPAYPKGTPEVTILRITIPPHSALPMHHHPVINAGLLLEGALTVHTPDGRTLQLKAGDTLIELVNQPHYGHNPGDEPAVIVVFYAGVQGTPITVLENIPSTEKQAPSKS